The Triticum dicoccoides isolate Atlit2015 ecotype Zavitan unplaced genomic scaffold, WEW_v2.0 scaffold104531, whole genome shotgun sequence sequence taccggcaagtctctttactcattctgtaatacatcatcccgcaactaactcatttagttgcaatgcttgcaaggcttaagtgatgtgcattaccgagagggcccagagatacctctccgacaatcggagtgacaaaacctaatctcgaaatacgccaacccaacatgtacctttggagacacctgtagtactcctttataatcacccagttatgttgtgacgtttggtagtacccaaagtgttcctccggtacacgggagttgcataatctcatagttataggaacatgtataagtcatgaagaaagcaatagcaacatactaaacgatcgggtgctaagctaatggaatgggtcatgtcaatcagatcattctcttaatgatgtgattccgttaatcaaataacaactctttgttcatggttaggaaacataaccatctttgattaacgagctagtcaagtagaggcatactagtgacactttgtttgtctatgtattcacacatgtattatgtttccggttaatacaattctagcatgaataataaacatttatcatgattataacgaaataaataataactttattattgcctctagggcatatttccttcagagatcccatcttggcgcctgttccggagctccgccagagggggcatcgatcatggagggcttctacatcaacaccatagcctctccgatgaagtgtgagtagttgacctcagacctacgggtccatagttattacctagatggcttcttctctctttttggatctcaatacaatgttctccccctctcttgtggagaactattcgatgtaatcttctttttgcggtgtgtttgttgagaccgatgaataatatttgaatcttctctgaattcttttatgtatgattggttatctttgcaagtctcttcgaattatcagtttggtttggcctactagattgatctttcttgcaatgggagaagtgcttagctttggttcaatcatgcggtgtcctttcccagtaacagtaggggcagcaaggcacgtattgtattgttgccatcgaggacaacaagatggggttttcatcatattttatgagtctatccctctacatcatgtcatcttacttaaggagtTAATCTgtatttaacttaatactctagatgcatgctggatagcggtcgatgagtggagtaatagtagtagatgcaggcaggagtcggtctacttgtctcggacgtgatgcctatatacatgatcttacctagataatctcataactatgctcaattctgtcaattgctcaatagtaatttgttcacccaccatagaatacttaagctctcgagagaagccaccagtgaaacttatggcccccgggtctatctttatcatattaatctcctactacttagttatttcctatggttttttactttgcctttattttactttgcatctttatcacaaaaatactaaaaaaattatcattatcatatctatcaaatctcactctcgtaagtggccgtgtagggattgacaacccctattcgcgttggttgcgaggatttatttgttttgtgcagctaTGAGGGActggcgcatagcctcctactggattgataccttggttctcaaaacctgagggaaatacttacgctactttgctgcatcatccctcactcttcgggaaaaccaacgcaatgctcaagaggtagcaagggttGCTTTTTGTCGACGATCTGATGTTTCAAccttgttttccaggcggccaacgcgtcgctaaacttggtcatggcgtgtttgtttatcttcttcattgccaggtccttatctggatctttattaTCCTTTTCATTACggtccgggaacaagaatatctggtgcagcttctttaggagggagggcctcatattatctattttCTATAGTTTCCCATCGTTGATCGTGGCAGTTGTCCATACAATGcaacctatttgattgtcgtagcacgatCGCGCTTCCTGGGGCGCTATTGTCTCAAAAATACCGTCGGCcatctccgtgaccaccagtctagtactcatgagctggtttgggcgccgtggcctctttgctttcggttctagaccaactccgctagtctcggcgccggtctcagtctcatcgCCGGTCTGCATGTCGGTATCAGTCACCGATGCGACAACACAGTCGCTGCAACATGGGTAAGGGAGACCACATCAGTGCTGGGGGGTCCGAAAATTGGGACACACTTTCGCGCATCGCGGGCCGCCTCTCAGACAGCTACTAGGGAGGCGGCGGAGTACCTGGGTGCGCGGTGAATCCCCGGGAACTCGGTGACCAACTTCCTTCCTGTGTGGCGCATGGAGATAACGACGACCCCGGCGAAGAGCAGCTTAGCCGCGAGCTGCACAGCCTCGTCCACCTCCTAAGTTGGGACCTCCGCGCGAGCGTTGCGGGGCCGCCGCTCGGATGGCTTCTGGAAGGCGGTTGTACATGGGCACAGGGTGAATCCCGGCGAGAGATGGCCATTGGCGCACGCAAGTAGACGACGACGTCCCCGACGAAGAGCAGCCCGGCTAGCTCGCCTCACTCTCCTTTGATTAGAAATGAAAGATTGGGAAGAAGCAGACTTGAACCTGCAGGGAAAGGATAAGGTGACGATGCACTCTCCACTCGTTCGGAGCGACATGCGTACTGAATGTATGAGAAACGTGACGTGGCAGAGACCCCaagttactccctccattttttttagtctgcatataaagtTTGGTCAAAGTCAGGATTTGTAAATTTTAACTAACTTTataataaaaaatatcaacattcacaatatgaaatcaatattgacAGATGCGTCATGAAATGTATTTCCATACTATATagttttggtattgtagatgttcatatttttttatataaatgggAAGTAGAGGCACTCTTCCATATAATGAAGTTTATAATATATGTGCTTATATTGTACTACAATTGTTTGAATAGCTTAGCATATGTTCAGATGTATGATATCTGTAATTTAAGCTCTTGAATTTTACATATAAATATTTATTAATAAATATGTACCCCTATAATAGCTAGGCCGTGCAGTTGCACGGGTAGATGACTAGTGATTACAATCTTGTTTGTGTGCAAGTCAAGCTTATCTAGTTTACACGTAACAACTTGTAGAACATTACAAAATTTATGCTTGCTAATAACTTCTAGAACACTACAACACATGACATGTAAAAGGAATTTGACGAGTCATGGCCTACTAAAGCAAGttacattactagtcttatctaacAGACCACACAAGATTACAAACTAAGTACCGTGACAGCCATGCTTATCTAGTTTATGCGTAACAATTTGCAGAAAATTACAAACTTAGTTTCAGAAAAATAGGCAATCTAGATTAGTGTTTGAGCTGTAAAGTGAATAAGATGAGTCATGCATGTTATCACACCTTTTTGGTGGTGGAATGATAGTGCAACAACAAGGAACTTTAATGACCAGTCCAAGAATACACTTGTAAGTAGTGCCACCAAACAGAACATACCAAATGATGATTTTTAGAAGCATCCAAGCACTTTCCACACAAACAAATGCCAATTGTGAAAGAGATCATTCCATGGCAGCTATAAATAGCCCCATAGCATGACGATCATCCTTCCTCATCCATCATTCTCATTAGTAGAGCGCATCATTTGAGCCAAGCAAGCTGTGGTCAATACAAATCCACCATGAAGACCTTTCTCATCCTTGCCCTCCTTGCTATCGTGGCGACCACCGCCACAACTGCAGTTAGAGTTCCAGTGCCACAATTGCAGCCACAAAATCCATCTCAGCAACAGCCACAACAGCAAGTTCCATTGGTACAACAACAACAATTTCTAGGGCAGCAACAACCATTTCCACCACAACAACCATATCCACAGCCGCAACCATTTCCATCACAACAACCATATCTGCAACTGCAACCATTTCCGCAGCTGCAACTACCATATTCGCAACCACAACCATTTCGACCACAACAACCATATCCACAACCACAGTATTCGCAACCACAACAACCAAtttcacagcagcagcagcagcagcaacaacaacaacaacaacaacaacaacaacaagaacaacaaatcCTTCAACAAATTTTGCAACAACAACTGATTCCATGCATGGATGTTGTATTGCAGCAACACAACATAGCGCATGGAAGATCACAAGTTTTGCAACAAAGTACTTACCAGCTGTTGCAAGAATTGTGTTGTCAGCACCTATGGCAGATCCCTGAGCAGTCGCAGTGCCAGGCCATCCACAATGTTGTTCATGCTATTATTCTGCATCaacaaaaaaaacaacaacaacaactatcgAGCCAGGTCTCCTTCCAACAGCCTCAGCAACAATATCCATTAGGCCAGGGCTCCTTCCGGCCATCTCAGCAAAACTCACAGGCCCAGGgctctgtccagcctcaacaactgCCCCAGTTCGAGGAAATAAGGAACCTAGCGCTACAGACGCTACCTGCAATGTGCAATGTCTACATCCCTCCATATTGCACCATCGCGCCATTTGGCATCTTCGGTACTAACTGAGAAGAAAATAACTCTAGTACTAGATATATGAAACACCGTTTTCTCAGTCCATGGTTTGGTCGTTGTAGCGGTGAAAAAATAATGTGACATGCACTATCATGTAAGAACCCGAACTATACTAGTTCAAACTTGGGAATAAAAGACAAACACAGGTCTTGTCTACATATTTATGTTGCATCTATTTATATATTAAAAGTAATATAAGGTGAACCAGGAGCAAGGTAAATACGCTAGAAAATTGCACGTTAATTAGAAATTACTAGCCCTCGATCTGGTACATCTTAACAAATAGAATTATCTTGACCGTTAGATTTATGTAACATATATAATGCTCTGGGCCTCCAACGACTGTACGTGACACATCTGAATGAACATATGTTAAAGAAAATATATTTGGTAAATGGCGGGCCTCTTTAAAAAGAGAACTCACGTACATGCACCAATTAAGAAAAACACATACATGTAAACGGGAAAAGGATGAGATTTTCTCACGTACGTGCTCCCTGGCTCCACCCCGTTGAAAAAATATACATCTGGAGGCCACTTTGTTTCCTCATCAAAAAAACATACGTTAAAAAGATTGCATGTATCCCAGGGAAAATAGTCAAGAAGAAGTCGGACTTTTCCTTACAAAAACAAGGAACGTGTTAAGTTGACTTCAAAGAAAAAAGAAACATGTTAAGTTAAAAAAAACAAGAAACCTGTTAAGTTAGAAAAAAACAAGGAACGTGTTGTCCAAGGAAAGATATGTGTCAAATTCTTACAAAAAAAAAGAATACACACACGTACGTTCATGCActtggaaaatagaaaaaaaaggaacATCACGTATGTATACACTTCGGAAACTCATTACATGACCATGTCTGATATACTCCTCTAATGCTTAATATTAGTGCGTAATAATTTATATTTAAAATTTAATTTACTGATCAAATATCCCCACTGTTTAAATTTTAATTTGGCACATTGTTTGGCTATAGTATGAACCTAAATTACCTCTTATTATTATATATCATGGTAATAATCCAAAGGCGACTAatctgcgccggcgcaccggcgcaaTCAATTCGGCTGGACACAGTGTGGCCGTTTGATTAGATTGCATTTAACCGTCAGATCTGGAATCGTTTTCTTTCCAATTAAGCGATTCAACCAAACAGCAGAGGGGAAAACAAAGCAGCGCCGCCGCCAACACTATACATGGACGACCGATGTAGCAAAACCTTGAAGAACCGCCACCAGTCGCCACCCTCGCCGCTGGTCGCCGCCCTCGCCGTCGGTCACCGCcggtcgccgccctcgccgcctgcGTTTCTCATCGGCTTCATGCATGCAACAACATGCACTCGTTGTTGCAGGCTTGCATCTCCGGCTCCGGGGGACATGGCCGC is a genomic window containing:
- the LOC119342777 gene encoding alpha/beta-gliadin-like, whose amino-acid sequence is MKTFLILALLAIVATTATTAVRVPVPQLQPQNPSQQQPQQQVPLVQQQQFLGQQQPFPPQQPYPQPQPFPSQQPYLQLQPFPQLQLPYSQPQPFRPQQPYPQPQYSQPQQPISQQQQQQQQQQQQQQQQQEQQILQQILQQQLIPCMDVVLQQHNIAHGRSQVLQQSTYQLLQELCCQHLWQIPEQSQCQAIHNVVHAIILHQQKKQQQQLSSQVSFQQPQQQYPLGQGSFRPSQQNSQAQGSVQPQQLPQFEEIRNLALQTLPAMCNVYIPPYCTIAPFGIFGTN